In a genomic window of Thermoproteus tenax Kra 1:
- a CDS encoding DNA cytosine methyltransferase, with amino-acid sequence MYNVVDLFAGGGGFSRGFSDAGFRVSLGVELDPNAARTFSYNFPKAIVLEEDVASVTYREIERHVGRVDLLIGGSPCEPFTATNPRRMDDPLDRLYTDPLGQLTLHFIRLVGELQPKVFVLENVPGIAQGPLREAIRREFKRIGFDEVYFNILFAEHYEVPSHRKRVFISNLRIAPPPRGRRTVRDALEGLPPVDSGFPNHETVTLSRSKAERIARLRPGEALMKFRGAREIYGNYIRLRWDEIAPTVMGTRRFVHPEEDRLLTVREQARLMGFPDYHVFFGPKDSQFNQIGEAVPPPLARAIAETIKDLIR; translated from the coding sequence ATGTATAACGTCGTAGACCTATTCGCAGGCGGCGGAGGATTCTCCAGAGGATTCTCTGACGCAGGCTTCAGAGTATCCCTTGGCGTAGAGCTAGATCCAAACGCTGCCAGGACGTTCAGCTACAATTTCCCCAAGGCCATCGTCCTGGAGGAGGACGTGGCCAGCGTGACCTACCGAGAGATAGAGAGACATGTAGGAAGAGTCGACTTGCTTATCGGCGGCTCCCCCTGTGAGCCTTTCACGGCGACAAACCCGAGGCGTATGGACGACCCTCTTGACAGACTCTATACAGACCCTCTGGGCCAACTGACGCTTCACTTCATCAGGCTGGTAGGAGAGCTCCAGCCCAAGGTCTTTGTTTTGGAGAACGTGCCCGGCATAGCCCAAGGCCCCCTCAGGGAGGCCATAAGAAGAGAATTTAAGAGAATAGGTTTTGATGAAGTATATTTCAATATACTTTTTGCAGAACATTATGAAGTTCCTAGCCATAGAAAACGTGTATTTATATCAAATCTAAGAATAGCGCCGCCGCCGAGAGGTCGTAGGACTGTAAGAGACGCGTTGGAGGGGCTTCCGCCAGTGGACTCAGGTTTTCCTAACCACGAGACCGTCACGCTGAGCCGATCTAAGGCCGAGAGAATAGCTAGGCTGAGGCCGGGGGAAGCTCTGATGAAGTTCAGAGGCGCTAGGGAGATCTATGGGAACTACATAAGACTGAGGTGGGACGAAATAGCGCCCACGGTGATGGGCACTAGGAGATTCGTACACCCCGAGGAGGACAGACTCCTCACAGTGAGGGAGCAGGCCAGGCTGATGGGCTTTCCAGACTACCACGTGTTCTTCGGACCCAAGGACTCCCAGTTCAATCAAATAGGCGAGGCAGTTCCGCCGCCTCTGGCACGCGCGATAGCCGAGACCATCAAAGATTTAATACGGTAG